The following coding sequences lie in one Manis javanica isolate MJ-LG chromosome X, MJ_LKY, whole genome shotgun sequence genomic window:
- the TCEAL8 gene encoding transcription elongation factor A protein-like 8, whose product MQKPCEENEGKPQNMPKAEEERPLEDVPQEAGGDAQPSEEGVSQEAEGNLRGGLTQPGQRFKEDTPVRHLDPEEMIRGVDELERLREEIRRVRNKFVMMHWKQRHSRSRPYPVCFRP is encoded by the coding sequence ATGCAAAAGCCttgtgaagaaaatgaaggaaaaccaCAGAACATGCCAAAGGCCGAGGAAGAGCGCCCTCTGGAAGATGTACCacaggaggcaggaggagatgcTCAACCTTCCGAAGAAGGTGTAAGCCAGGAAGCAGAGGGAAACCTTAGAGGAGGGCTGACTCAACCGGGCCAGAGATTTAAGGAGGACACTCCTGTTAGGCATTTGGACCCTGAAGAAATGATAAGAGGAGTAGATGAGTTGGAAAGGCTTAGGGAAGAGATAAGAAGGGTAAGAAACAAGTTTGTGATGATGCATTGGAAGCAAAGACATTCACGCAGCCGTCCTTATCCTGTGTGCTTTAGGCCTTGA